In Desulfatiglans sp., the genomic window ATCTCAAATCAATATTAAATCGAACTTAAATTCATATCAAGACCTTTACCCGATCAAATGTTCTACTGCGCGGTCTTCATAAAAAAATGTGGTTAAAAATCTTTTCAGATTAGAAACAGGGCAGTTTTAAAGAAAAATATCTTTACTTCTGAACTCCCTGCCAGAATAAAAAATTGCCCATATCTTTCGATAAGATAGTAATCAGTAACATTAATTTTTCTTGTAATTTAATTAATGAAAATATAATTAATAGGGGTATTTACCTTGTTTTTTTAAACAGCAGCTATCAGATCAGGAGGTCGCAAATATGTATTCAATTTTCTCAAGATATTTCTACTGTTTTTCAGGGCACATTAAAGGAGGGTTTATAAGACTCTCTTTTTGTTCTCTGTTATTTTTCATCTGCTCTCTACCTGCATATTCTTCTGATCTACTTGAGGTCTATCAGATTGCCCTTGAAAGTGATGCGGCCTTTCAGAAGGAGATACACAGGCACAGCGCATCACCTGAAATATATAAACAGGCATTCGCAGAGATGCTGCCTGTTCTCAGCTTTGATGCCTTTTACAAACGTTCAAGGCATGAGATATTTGATAATGAGGTTGCGGTATATGGTGACAGCACTGCAAAATATCCGGGTAAGGGGTTTGATCTGGTATTGAGCCAGCCTATCTTTAAATACTCATCCATTGTAAGGCTTTCACAGGCAAAGGAGGAGGTTGAACAGGCAGATCTGGAGCTTGAAACAGCAAAACAGAAACTTATTCTCAGGGTAACAGAGGCATATCTTGCAGCTCTTGAGGCAAAGGACATCCTTCAATTCAGCAGATCGGAAGAGGCTGCTGTTAACATGCATTATAATCTCGCAAAGGAGAGATACGATAACGGCCTTGCCCCTGTTACCGATTTTCATGACGCAAAGGCCAGGCTTGCGGTTATTACAACAAAGCGTGTAAGGGCTGAACACATTCTTGAAGATGCCCTTGAGGGGCTGGCTGAGATTACCGGCAGACGTATGGATGATCTTAAAACCATTTTATTGCCTGATATCAGGATAGAGAGTTACCTTTCTGAGCCCGGTACAAAGGGTAACTCCGCTGCAAAGGCTGCCGTGACGGATGAAAATCAATCTCCCGGAGCAGGCGGTATAGATATAAAGGGCTTTAACAGCCTGCACCCCGGAGAAACAGGGTCATACAGGTGGGACACAATCCCGTTGATAACACCGATGCCTGATAATGTTGATGCATGGGTCGCTTCAGCACGAAGGCAGAACAGTGACGTGCTTGTAAAGGAGAAGGGAGTAGTTGTTGCAGAAAAAGAGGTTTCAATGCAGAACTCAGGCCATTTGCCTACTGTTAATTTTGTTGGCAGGATGAACAGGGATATTGAAGGGGGGTCATTATACGGCGGT contains:
- a CDS encoding TolC family protein, yielding MYSIFSRYFYCFSGHIKGGFIRLSFCSLLFFICSLPAYSSDLLEVYQIALESDAAFQKEIHRHSASPEIYKQAFAEMLPVLSFDAFYKRSRHEIFDNEVAVYGDSTAKYPGKGFDLVLSQPIFKYSSIVRLSQAKEEVEQADLELETAKQKLILRVTEAYLAALEAKDILQFSRSEEAAVNMHYNLAKERYDNGLAPVTDFHDAKARLAVITTKRVRAEHILEDALEGLAEITGRRMDDLKTILLPDIRIESYLSEPGTKGNSAAKAAVTDENQSPGAGGIDIKGFNSLHPGETGSYRWDTIPLITPMPDNVDAWVASARRQNSDVLVKEKGVVVAEKEVSMQNSGHLPTVNFVGRMNRDIEGGSLYGGGSDLERWEGAVELKIPIFNGLSTSSKVREARLLLKAAEEDLEGEIRSATRASRAAFLGIKSSIENINALKEAMISNQITLEAKKEGFKSGMFPSLAVTDAERDLYQTKQEYAKSQYEYIIYSLRLKKAVGLLTQEDIRTINSWLK